The Sinomicrobium kalidii region ACATGGAATGAAAGGTGTATGACACTCCTGTCAGTTCGTCTTCCAGCAATCTTTTGTTACCCTTCTGCTGTGCTGTCAGTTCTTCTTTTTCACTGACGTGAAGGATCCTGACCGTAGACCCGAAGTCTTTTATAAAATCCTTAAAAGGTTTTATTTCCCCGCTTTTACATGCAAATTCATACGATGTGGGAAATACCACCTCTTTGAGGCCGCCAAAATGCGCTTCGCCGGGCACTGCAATGACCGGACACCCGGTTACTTTTTCCATCACGATTACAGCATTGCTCCCATAGCTGATTCCCCTGGCATTTCCGGTACCTTTGGTTCCCATAACGATCATATCAATAGCATCTCTCTCAACGATGTGATTGATGCCATCGACCGGGAAACCGGTTCTCAAAAGGCTCTTAAACAGGTGTTTCGGGTTTTTAAGGGATTCCAGTTGGTGTATACTTTTTTCCAGTGCTTTTTTACCGGTTGTCAAAGCTGCCTCAAAGGCGGGATTTTCCATTTGGGGGGCCATAACGCTCATGGCCGGATATGAGACAGAAACCATATGGAGTACGTAAAAAGTACATACTTCGTGCTTATACAGGTCTGTTGCATATTGCATGGCCCTGTGCGCATTTTCAGAAAAATCGGTGGGTAATAAAATCCGTTTCATTGTATTTTTTTTTAATTTGGTAAGGTTATCATATCAGCTATTCCGCGATATGCTTTTTTTTACGGAAATATTATAGAATATTGCTATACACGCGCCGGCCAGCCAGCCGAGTACAAAGGTTTCAATAAGCCCGATGCCCGCTTCCCAGAGCGAAATATCCATCCGGATAATGGCCGAGACATCGATTCCATGCAGAAGACTGTTGATAAATCTAACCGTACCCTCATACCCTGTGGTGACCATGAGAAACGTACATCCTGTATAGAATAGTGTTCCGGTAAACCCGCAGGCAAATCCGAATTTTTTAACATTGATCCGATCCATCTTTTTACTAAGTTTTTGACACGGTCAGGGACTGCCTTTTACGGCCCGGATTATAGTACACGCATGCCAGGTTCCAAGCAACTTTTTCACTATCCTGCCTCATTGCAGATGAGAAGGGTTCAGGATAATGTTTTTTTAGTCTCTTCATACTCTTCTTTGCTGATCTCTCCTTTTGCATAGCGTTTTTTAAGGATCTCCAGGGGAGAATCTTTACTCCCACCGGTATTATTTCCGGTACTTTTGAGGTAGATCAGCCATGCTGCTCCGACGATCAGAATTACCCAGAAGATCCACCACAGTCCGTGTGCTCCCCATATATACCAGGTCCAGTTGTTCATTGTTTTTACATTTTTATTTATCAAATTATTATATATGAGTGGCAACTGTCACAGTTACCAGTTCTTCGACGGCATAATAGAGCAGTGTTCCTGTAAAAAGACTTCCCTGTTCTACATCTGGCTCTTGCATATTTGCTGTTCTTTCACCCGCGATTCCGAAATTTTTTGTGTACAATTTCATTTGTAAGTCCTTAAGGGGTATTATTAGCAGGATGATATTTTTCCATATGCATTTGCATTGTTTTTCTTTTTTCCGCCATACTTTTTTTATTCATCAGGCCGTGCATCATGTTTTTCATATGATCGTTTTCTATCATTGTGTTTCCCATCATTCTGCAGGCTGCTGTGTCGGAAGCTGCCATATTCAACATGCGTTGCATCATGGTGTGCATCCGGTCGGGATCGGGACTCTCCATCATCATACTCATCATCTGGTCTCCCTGTATCATTTGACGTATCACGGTCGTATTACTTATGATCATCCGGAGTGCGTGGTCATTTCGGACAATATGTTCCATCATATTAGTCATCATTTCATGATCGTTGCTAATGGTTTCCATGATCTCGTTTTGTGTGGCCTGATCTTTTAGCAGTTCGCCCGTACTTTTTTCTTTTTCCCGGACACAACCCAACAAGACAGCCATTGACATCATAGCGATAAAAACGGTTGCTGCTTTCATTTTTTTAGAGTTTAGGAGATATATAACTGTGTAAGTTTATAAATAATAGGAAGCTGAAACAATGATTTATATCAGTTTATGATCCGGTCCGTGCGGTTCGCAAAGAAGACAATAACCTATCCGTGATAAGTTTGCCATAGATAACCTTTTACACCGGGGCATACTTCAACTACTTTTCAAAGTGCAGCATTTATCCGAAAAAGGGATGGCCGCAGGTACAGACTTCCGGCTTACGCTTTGGCAGGTTATAGCAGAATCCATGTCGATTAGCACGGTCTCTCAGAAGTATTGGCGGGAGCAATAACAGCAATTGATTTGCCCCGGAGTACCCGGGAAAATATGTGGAGCTTACCTTTTCTTCGGGTAGGGAAGAAGTATTAATAGGTTTTCGGTAGAGGTTTTAAATGAATATATACGAGTTTGAAGGTTTAAAATCTCATGTATAGAACGGCCCGGGAATAAAGTTAGAATATTTCACTTTTCTTTATCTCGTACACACCGGGAATAATTATCATTTTCGGAATATTTTGGCAAACAAATCACGTTGTTTGATACCACGGATTTTATGTTGTATCTTGGGATAAACCTATCATAAAGCAGGATTGAGGTATTGGGAATACATGTTAATAAAGAAACTTATTAGTGTTCAACAAAGAAAGAGATGGCTCTGAAAAACAGGAAAAGAGAAGTTTCTCTATGGTTGTTGCTCTTCGTGGTCAAGGCGGGCAATATTGTATTTTTCTTGTTGACTCTTTTTTAAGCTATGAACGCAGAGGCCTTTTTAAAAACCTTCCATGGGTCTGGTTTCAATCAAAAGATTTGGTATTTTTAAATTTTATACATAATCATTTATGTTCCACAATATTCCTGCTGACCTGAAAGGTCTTAACGATCATGAGGTAGCTGCTTCGAGAAAGACGTATGGGTATAACCGAATAGATGCCACCGGTAAGAGTACCTGGCTGAAGTTACTTATTGATATCTTGAAAGAGCCGATGCTTATTCTGCTCTTTGCCATTTCAGTCATTTATTTTATCATAGGCGATTACGGGGAAGCGACGTTTATGATCCTGGCCATCGTTGCGGTTTCGGCCATTTCATTTTACCAGGATAACCGAAGTAAAAAGGCATTGGAAGCCTTGGAGAAGTTGAACGAACCTTTGAGTACAGTTATCCGTAATGCGAAAGTGATCGAGATCCCCACAAACGAGATTGTAGTGGGCGACCTCAGCATTACCGAGGAAGGAAAAATGATTAATGCCGATGGGAAAATTGTCCATAGCAATGATTTTTCGGTTAATGAAGCAGCTTTAACAGGAGAGAGTTTATCGGTATTCAAAAACAGTAAAAGTGAAGATAACAAGGTATATAGCGGAACACTTTCAGTGTCGGGGCTTGCCGTTTTTGAGGTGGAAAAAATCGGAAAAGAAACACGACTCGGTAAAATCGGGGCTTCCTTATCCGATATAAAAGAGGAAGTTTCCCCCTTGCAACTTCAGATCGGACGGTTTGTAAAAACAATGGCCATTATAGGTGTTGTGGTGTTCCTTATGGTTTGTATGGTCAGTTACTATCATACCCGGAACCTTCTCGAAAGCCTGCTCAACGGACTTACGCTGGCCATGTCTGTTTTACCCGAAGAGATCCCGGTAGCATTTACCACTTTTATGGCATTGGGCGCCTGGAAGCTGATGCGCGATGGGATTATTATCAAGCGGAGCAGTATTGTGGAGACCTTAGGCAGTACAACGGTGATCTGTACCGATAAAACCGGGACCATTACCGAAAATACAATGCACCTGAAATATCTGTATGATTATAATTCCGATAAAACTTTCGAAGAACCGGATTTTAATGCTGCCGTGCTTTCCGATTTGATTGGTTATGCCATGTGGAGTAGTGAGCCTGTGCCCTTTGACCCGATGGAGAAAACCCTGCATCAGGTATATGGGCAGACACAAAAAGAGGATCTGAGAAAATCATACACGCTGTTTCACGAATATCCTTTGGACGGTAAGCCGCCGATGATGACACATCTCTTTGAGAATGCGGAAAAACACCGGATTATTGCCGCCAAAGGAGCACCGGAAGCAATACTTAACGTATCCACGCTTTCCGAAAGCGAGAAAAATAAAGTTCGCGGCCTTATCAAAGGTTTCGGGCAGCAGGGGTTTCGCATCCTGGGGGTAGCAAAGTCAGGTTTCCGGGGCGATGAGTTTCCCGGTAAACAACAAGATTTTAAATTTGAATTTTTGGGGTTGGCCGTGTTTTATGATCCGCCTAAAAAAGGTATCCGGGAAGTGTTCCGGCATATTTACAATGCCGGAATCAAGGTAAAAGTAATCACAGGCGATAATACCGATACTACAAAGAGCATCGCAGCACAGGCAGGAATTGTGAATTTGACCGATGCCGTAGAAGGACCTGCAATTATGGAATATCCGGAGGAGCGGTTAATGCAGGTCGTCGAAGAAAAGGTATTATTAACCAGAATGTTTCCCGATGCCAAACTGAGGGTGGTAAATGCCCTGAAAAAGAAGGGAGAAGTGGTAGCCATGTTGGGTGATGGCGTGAACGATGCCCCGGCCTTGAAATCTGCTCACATTGGTGTGGCCATGGGGCATAAGGGAACTGAAATAGCAAAGGCAGCAGCTTCGTTGGTGATTGCTAATGACGATTTGGGAAAACTGATTATAGGGATTGCTGCCGGACGAAGGATTTATACGAACATTAAAAAAGCGATCCGGTATATTATTTCCATCCATATTCCTATTATCCTTACCGTGACCCTACCTTTGTTTTTGGGGTGGGTATATCCACAGCTATTCACCCCCGTACACGTTATTTTTTTGGAATTGATCATGGGGCCTACCTGTTCGATTGTGTATGAAAACGAACCGATGGAGAAGAACACCATGGTACAAAAGCCGAGAAAAATGACCGAAACATTCCTGAACCGGAAAGAACTTGGTATCAGTATTGTTCAGGGATTGATGATTACTATGGGGGTATTGTTTGCTTATCAACACACCGTACTTAGCGGGGAGAATGAAGAAAAAACAAGGGCCATGGTTTTCACCACCCTGATTTTTGCCAATATTTGGCTAAGCCTTACAAACCGTTCGTTCTATTACAGTATGTTTGAAAGTTTCAGGAACCGGAACATTTTGTTTGTTATGGTCACCGGGATAACAGTACTGCTCCTTTTCGGCATCCTGTATTTTTCCCCGTTTTCCGGTTTTTTTAAAGTATCCGGTTTGA contains the following coding sequences:
- a CDS encoding universal stress protein, with amino-acid sequence MKRILLPTDFSENAHRAMQYATDLYKHEVCTFYVLHMVSVSYPAMSVMAPQMENPAFEAALTTGKKALEKSIHQLESLKNPKHLFKSLLRTGFPVDGINHIVERDAIDMIVMGTKGTGNARGISYGSNAVIVMEKVTGCPVIAVPGEAHFGGLKEVVFPTSYEFACKSGEIKPFKDFIKDFGSTVRILHVSEKEELTAQQKGNKRLLEDELTGVSYTFHSMLNIDPAVGISCFSESREVDLIAVVSRKHNFFYRLMEKPVLKGISYYSKIPVMVMHH
- a CDS encoding DUF5676 family membrane protein, whose amino-acid sequence is MDRINVKKFGFACGFTGTLFYTGCTFLMVTTGYEGTVRFINSLLHGIDVSAIIRMDISLWEAGIGLIETFVLGWLAGACIAIFYNISVKKSISRNS
- a CDS encoding SHOCT domain-containing protein; amino-acid sequence: MNNWTWYIWGAHGLWWIFWVILIVGAAWLIYLKSTGNNTGGSKDSPLEILKKRYAKGEISKEEYEETKKTLS
- a CDS encoding cation-translocating P-type ATPase, with the protein product MFHNIPADLKGLNDHEVAASRKTYGYNRIDATGKSTWLKLLIDILKEPMLILLFAISVIYFIIGDYGEATFMILAIVAVSAISFYQDNRSKKALEALEKLNEPLSTVIRNAKVIEIPTNEIVVGDLSITEEGKMINADGKIVHSNDFSVNEAALTGESLSVFKNSKSEDNKVYSGTLSVSGLAVFEVEKIGKETRLGKIGASLSDIKEEVSPLQLQIGRFVKTMAIIGVVVFLMVCMVSYYHTRNLLESLLNGLTLAMSVLPEEIPVAFTTFMALGAWKLMRDGIIIKRSSIVETLGSTTVICTDKTGTITENTMHLKYLYDYNSDKTFEEPDFNAAVLSDLIGYAMWSSEPVPFDPMEKTLHQVYGQTQKEDLRKSYTLFHEYPLDGKPPMMTHLFENAEKHRIIAAKGAPEAILNVSTLSESEKNKVRGLIKGFGQQGFRILGVAKSGFRGDEFPGKQQDFKFEFLGLAVFYDPPKKGIREVFRHIYNAGIKVKVITGDNTDTTKSIAAQAGIVNLTDAVEGPAIMEYPEERLMQVVEEKVLLTRMFPDAKLRVVNALKKKGEVVAMLGDGVNDAPALKSAHIGVAMGHKGTEIAKAAASLVIANDDLGKLIIGIAAGRRIYTNIKKAIRYIISIHIPIILTVTLPLFLGWVYPQLFTPVHVIFLELIMGPTCSIVYENEPMEKNTMVQKPRKMTETFLNRKELGISIVQGLMITMGVLFAYQHTVLSGENEEKTRAMVFTTLIFANIWLSLTNRSFYYSMFESFRNRNILFVMVTGITVLLLFGILYFSPFSGFFKVSGLNMAELGTAGLIAAVSVLWFEVFKWVKRKKYKNE